A DNA window from Bacteroides cellulosilyticus contains the following coding sequences:
- the lepB gene encoding signal peptidase I encodes MKKLKRLKKVAVKFRFYLILAFVTSFIIVLLRLFVFASFKVPSISMEPTITPGDYVFVNKQIPGPRIITNFTSVQRSKNLECKRLKGYRNIHHNDILVFNYPYVDGSHITLNTSMNIIKRCVAIPGDTFYIEKGIYKVRGLMDTLGYYKSQIDYYKYTIQKEEMLHSEMFSFSKQCNWTTTDFGPLYVPKRGDTLMVDGKSILPYWNLVLYETGGELHVLNDTVWLNREYLQVYVFQKNYYFMAGDSPHNSYDSRYWGLLPEDHIIGKAEFIWKSKDTETKHYRWNRMCKML; translated from the coding sequence ATGAAGAAGTTGAAAAGACTTAAGAAAGTGGCTGTTAAATTTAGATTTTATTTAATCTTAGCGTTTGTTACATCATTTATCATTGTTTTATTAAGACTTTTTGTTTTCGCATCTTTTAAAGTACCTTCTATATCTATGGAACCTACAATAACACCTGGAGACTATGTGTTTGTCAATAAACAAATACCTGGTCCTCGTATTATCACTAATTTTACTTCTGTGCAAAGAAGTAAAAATCTGGAGTGCAAACGTCTTAAAGGTTATAGAAATATACATCATAATGATATCTTAGTTTTTAATTATCCATATGTTGATGGAAGTCATATAACGCTTAATACAAGTATGAACATTATTAAACGTTGTGTTGCTATACCAGGAGATACCTTTTATATAGAAAAAGGGATTTATAAAGTGAGAGGCCTGATGGATACTTTGGGGTACTATAAGAGTCAAATAGATTATTATAAATATACCATTCAAAAAGAAGAAATGTTGCATAGTGAAATGTTCTCTTTTAGCAAACAATGTAATTGGACTACTACAGATTTTGGGCCTCTTTATGTACCAAAACGCGGTGATACTCTTATGGTTGATGGTAAAAGTATTTTGCCTTATTGGAATTTGGTATTGTATGAAACAGGTGGAGAATTGCATGTGTTGAATGATACGGTTTGGCTGAATAGAGAGTACTTACAGGTATATGTTTTTCAGAAAAATTATTATTTCATGGCAGGTGACTCTCCCCATAATTCATATGATTCTCGTTATTGGGGGTTACTTCCAGAAGATCATATTATTGGAAAAGCGGAGTTTATATGGAAATCGAAAGATACTGAGACAAAACACTATCGTTGGAATAGAATGTGTAAAATGTTGTAA
- a CDS encoding helix-turn-helix transcriptional regulator, giving the protein METYHDNWNACLLFRNKQLTKQLKDYQNASALAECSSSLLVSMGQLLRLHQHPSYGLVRDEAEWANLFTVIDMLYGDCLSETLSSYGLSMQELKLCYLVRARLGNKAIAVLFNITPRSVLKAKQRIKGKLALSATDCLDTYIQQY; this is encoded by the coding sequence ATGGAAACTTATCATGATAACTGGAATGCCTGTCTGTTATTCCGCAATAAACAACTGACTAAACAACTGAAAGACTATCAGAATGCCTCGGCACTGGCTGAATGTTCTTCTTCCCTACTTGTGTCTATGGGGCAATTGCTTCGTCTTCATCAGCATCCGTCTTACGGACTTGTCCGGGATGAGGCTGAGTGGGCGAATCTGTTTACTGTCATTGATATGCTGTATGGTGATTGCCTGTCGGAGACGTTATCTTCATATGGACTGAGTATGCAGGAATTGAAGTTATGCTATCTGGTTCGTGCCCGGTTGGGTAATAAGGCTATTGCAGTTCTCTTCAATATAACTCCCCGTTCGGTGCTGAAGGCAAAGCAACGTATAAAAGGAAAATTAGCGTTATCGGCTACGGATTGTTTGGATACGTATATACAGCAATATTAA
- the lepB gene encoding signal peptidase I gives MENNSSGKKKKGVSWVVDKLLNLFLIAFGVVVIWILLQVTSIATFKIPSDSMEPALLAGDNILVNKWVMGGRIFNIWDALEGKEVKITRLPGLGRIRRNDVLVFNFPYPAQWDSIGLNLMSYYVKRCVALPGDTFEIKKAHYRVSGCETSLGNVESQDALMRMVANGREKDYGIVMSGYPYNGLVNWNIVCFGPLYLPAKGDEIEMNPKHAVLYRNAIEWEQRKKLFLHSDTVFLNDSVIHTYRFKENYYFVAGDKVMNSQDSRYWGLLPEPFIVGKVVRIWKSVDRGAGKVRWDRTFKKIE, from the coding sequence ATGGAAAACAACAGTTCTGGTAAGAAAAAGAAGGGGGTGTCTTGGGTTGTCGATAAGCTCCTCAACCTGTTCCTGATAGCTTTTGGAGTAGTGGTGATATGGATACTGCTTCAGGTGACCAGTATCGCTACTTTCAAGATTCCTTCCGACTCAATGGAGCCTGCCCTGCTTGCCGGAGATAATATCTTGGTGAATAAATGGGTGATGGGTGGACGCATTTTTAATATTTGGGATGCTCTTGAAGGGAAAGAGGTCAAGATTACCCGTCTGCCGGGATTGGGAAGGATACGGCGGAATGATGTGTTGGTTTTTAATTTTCCCTATCCTGCACAATGGGACAGTATAGGCCTGAACTTGATGTCTTACTATGTAAAGCGATGTGTGGCTTTGCCGGGGGATACGTTTGAGATCAAGAAGGCTCACTACCGGGTGAGTGGTTGTGAAACGTCGTTGGGAAATGTGGAGTCACAGGATGCACTGATGCGTATGGTAGCAAATGGCAGGGAAAAAGATTATGGAATAGTGATGAGTGGGTATCCTTATAATGGATTGGTGAACTGGAATATCGTGTGTTTTGGTCCTCTCTATCTTCCTGCAAAAGGAGATGAGATAGAGATGAATCCTAAACATGCTGTCCTATATCGGAATGCGATAGAATGGGAACAAAGAAAGAAACTTTTCCTGCATAGTGATACGGTTTTCCTGAACGACAGTGTGATCCATACTTACCGTTTTAAAGAGAACTATTATTTCGTTGCAGGCGATAAGGTTATGAATTCTCAAGATTCCCGTTATTGGGGCTTGCTTCCGGAACCTTTTATTGTGGGTAAGGTTGTCCGGATCTGGAAGTCGGTGGATAGGGGTGCGGGTAAGGTTCGATGGGATAGGACATTTAAAAAGATAGAATGA
- a CDS encoding DUF3874 domain-containing protein translates to MLVGFTYENPWNNATMRFGQVLLKAGVVHRHTEYGNVYCDG, encoded by the coding sequence ATGTTAGTAGGATTTACCTATGAAAATCCTTGGAACAACGCTACCATGCGCTTCGGGCAGGTACTGCTGAAGGCAGGGGTGGTGCATCGGCACACGGAGTATGGGAATGTGTATTGTGACGGCTGA
- a CDS encoding DUF3836 domain-containing protein: MKTNLISKAVVMMVVVMASVMNFSASASNPTQYVKNEEMTGELMTAKTIFKNEDGHLFRHLRYTYTYDNENRVVSKEASKWDSVKEAWVPYFKMNVEYSNNEIAVNYARWNSKSNAYDSNIQKSIYALNDADATLMLASTK, from the coding sequence ATGAAAACGAACTTAATTTCTAAAGCAGTGGTAATGATGGTAGTAGTAATGGCAAGTGTAATGAACTTCTCTGCAAGTGCAAGCAATCCTACCCAGTACGTAAAGAATGAAGAGATGACCGGTGAACTGATGACCGCGAAGACCATCTTTAAGAACGAAGACGGTCACTTGTTCCGCCACCTCCGTTACACGTATACTTACGATAACGAAAACCGCGTAGTCAGCAAGGAAGCTTCCAAGTGGGACAGCGTAAAAGAAGCTTGGGTTCCTTACTTCAAAATGAATGTAGAGTACAGTAACAATGAAATTGCAGTAAACTACGCCCGTTGGAACTCTAAGAGCAATGCTTACGACAGCAACATTCAAAAGAGCATTTACGCTTTGAACGATGCTGATGCAACTTTGATGCTGGCAAGTACAAAATAA
- a CDS encoding O-antigen ligase family protein, with the protein MGKIQTYKIKTAVMVLLLFAAVCSLQSLACATTPELPSGETVGQWVWLGKAVLFSSGCILIASFLQLFGKAYREDALEFRHFYAYVAWSLVILGSVEAVWGLCQLYGFSVSGHSRYALIGSFFNPGPYAGYLAMALPVCLHLYLRICGWKGMPARYKIEKGTAAVSGMLILCVLPSTMSRSAWVAAAISCAWVAYMHRDKRKWSILWRRYKKRYVLWGAGIFLLLSLAAAGMFFLKPDSALGRLFMWKITCRAIAAHPWGCPTGFACAYGEAQSLYFASGNYASWEERVAGSPEYAFNEYMEFALTYGVAMCILVLFVIFGCLWIGVKLRRYGICGALISLLVFSFSSYPLHLPAFIVTAICLLLACGIGDVIGKYLVLCVCLVVWLGGYAEKWTQERDACRDWVNARILYRSGAYEAANRAYEKLYPSLRKKGAFLFEYGHSLHKSGRYDESFEYLDQARLYSNDPMILNIMGKNCQALHEYKCAEAFFLISVSRLPGRIYPYYLLAKLYSEPDYRDKDKFGDMKWNVLNRKPKVYSTAIEEMRREVEEIAENWDTGSSIIRSDDVESEE; encoded by the coding sequence ATGGGAAAAATACAAACTTATAAAATAAAGACAGCAGTAATGGTCTTACTGTTGTTTGCGGCTGTATGTTCCTTACAGAGTCTTGCTTGTGCGACAACTCCCGAACTTCCTTCCGGAGAAACTGTTGGGCAATGGGTCTGGTTAGGAAAGGCTGTGTTGTTTTCTTCCGGATGCATTCTTATTGCTTCTTTCCTGCAGTTGTTCGGAAAGGCTTACAGGGAAGATGCTTTGGAGTTCCGGCATTTTTATGCTTATGTGGCGTGGAGTTTAGTTATTTTGGGAAGTGTTGAGGCAGTGTGGGGATTGTGCCAGCTTTATGGATTTTCTGTTTCCGGTCATTCACGTTATGCACTTATAGGTTCTTTTTTCAATCCCGGTCCGTATGCGGGTTATCTGGCAATGGCGCTGCCTGTATGCCTTCATCTGTATCTGCGCATTTGTGGTTGGAAAGGGATGCCTGCGCGCTATAAAATAGAAAAAGGTACGGCTGCCGTGTCGGGTATGCTTATTCTTTGCGTATTACCTTCCACCATGAGCCGCTCTGCTTGGGTAGCTGCGGCAATAAGCTGTGCTTGGGTGGCATATATGCATCGTGACAAACGAAAATGGAGTATATTGTGGCGTCGCTACAAGAAGCGTTATGTTTTATGGGGAGCCGGAATATTTTTGCTTCTGTCGCTGGCTGCTGCCGGGATGTTCTTTTTGAAACCCGATTCTGCATTGGGCCGTCTGTTCATGTGGAAGATAACTTGCCGGGCTATTGCTGCTCATCCGTGGGGATGCCCTACCGGATTCGCTTGTGCTTATGGCGAGGCTCAAAGTTTATATTTTGCCTCAGGGAACTATGCTTCTTGGGAAGAACGTGTGGCAGGAAGTCCTGAATATGCATTTAATGAGTATATGGAGTTTGCCCTGACGTATGGTGTCGCTATGTGTATACTGGTGCTGTTTGTAATCTTTGGTTGTCTTTGGATAGGAGTGAAGCTCCGCCGTTATGGTATCTGTGGAGCCCTTATTTCCCTGCTTGTATTTTCTTTTTCTTCCTATCCGTTGCATCTTCCGGCTTTCATCGTAACTGCTATATGTCTGCTTCTTGCCTGTGGGATAGGTGATGTAATTGGCAAGTATCTTGTTCTGTGTGTTTGTCTGGTGGTGTGGCTCGGAGGTTATGCGGAAAAATGGACACAAGAAAGAGATGCCTGCCGGGATTGGGTGAATGCGAGAATACTCTATCGCTCGGGGGCTTACGAAGCTGCCAACAGGGCTTATGAAAAGCTTTATCCGTCTTTGAGGAAGAAGGGTGCATTCTTGTTTGAATATGGGCATAGTCTGCATAAATCCGGTCGCTATGACGAATCTTTTGAATATTTGGATCAGGCACGGTTGTATAGCAATGATCCGATGATATTGAATATTATGGGTAAGAACTGCCAGGCGTTACATGAATATAAATGTGCCGAGGCTTTTTTTCTTATTTCTGTTAGTCGCCTGCCGGGTAGAATCTATCCTTACTATCTGTTGGCTAAGCTTTATTCCGAGCCGGACTATCGGGATAAAGACAAGTTCGGGGATATGAAATGGAATGTGCTGAATCGGAAGCCCAAGGTTTATTCTACAGCTATTGAAGAGATGCGCAGGGAAGTGGAGGAGATTGCGGAGAATTGGGATACCGGGAGTAGTATTATACGTTCTGATGACGTTGAATCGGAAGAGTGA